The DNA region TGCGTTCACGGTCCGCGCGCAACGTTCTTTGATCACATCCGTGGCGAGGCGACCCTCATTGGGAGCTGACTTCAGGGTCGGATACGAACCGATGTCCATGAAGTAGTTAAGGCCCTTATCAAAACACGCTTCCCTCTCGCGATCCAGTGCTACTGCTCGGGACACCTTCTGAATTTCATCCTCACTACCGCAGCCCGCAAGTTGGACAAGGGTAGCGCCCACTAAGCAAAGAATAGAAATTTTTAGACTACTCATCCCGTTTCCTGCCTCTCTTGGGACAAGGATAACTGATGACGCACTAAATCTCGAGGGCACGGCCTGATTCAGCGCAAGGCCGCCGCGGCCCTGATCCACGCGCAGTAATACTCTGCCCTCCCAGAGGCATGCTGCTCGAACACACCAAGCTGAGGCTCAGCGTTGACGAGGCCGGCGGAGCCGTGATCAACGAATCCTGCGCGAGGCGCGTTTACCTCGGATGGTCATCCACACGCGATTCGCTCTGACTGCATTCATCCTTGTCTCGGCGACTTGGGCGCGCGCGGACATCGATGGCGCCGTCGTCGGCGTGTCCGACGAAGACACCATAACGGTGCTGGACGATGAGCGCGTTCAACACAAGGTGCGCCTCGCCGGAATCGACGCTCCGGAGAAGTTGCAGGCCTTTGGAGCGCGCTCAAAGCAGTCGCTCTCCGCATGCGCGTTCGGACAGCGGGCGCATGTCGATGGCGAAAAGGTCGACCACTACGGACGTCTCGTCGGCAAAGTCGTCGTCAGCGGCGTTGACTGCAACCTGCGCCAAGTGCAGGCCGGGCTCGCTTGGCATTACAAGCAATATCAGCGCGAGCAGTCGGCGCCGGACCGGCGATCCTGTTGCGTCACGCTATGCTCATGTCCATGCAGAGGGCGTCGGTCATAGTTGCTTTCCTGGGCCTTGTCTCCGTTGCGGAAGCGCAAGTCCCTGTCCCTGACACTCTTCCTGCGAAGCGACCTATGACCAGGGTTCTTCCCGCAGGCACTCCGCCACCGAGTGACTTCCCGCCTCCAATGATCGATCCACCGTGTGCGCAGACAGGGCGCTGTTCTGCGGAACAACTCCAATCTTGGTACGGCGTGGGACCGCAGGTTGCTTCTCCGACCTCCGCTCCTCCCAGTGGCGTATTGAGACGGCCGCGACACTGATCGACGGACGGGGGGCGGATAACGCCTCGGCGCACAGGAGCTGCTTCGGGTCGGGACCGGCCCTCAACGCACCGCGACAGCGGACCTGCAGCGCGCCGGGCCGCGCTCGCCAAGACTCGCGCTGACTGACGAACTGCAGTAAAGTTTGTCGGCGACCGCTTGCCGAGCAGCGACGTTCGCACTGAGGAGCAAGCTGAGGGCGCAAACATGAACGCCGAGCCCAGCCCGGGCCAGCCAGTGAATCCGAGCGCACCGCCCATCGCGCCGGACGAGCCTGCGGCGGCAGCCGCAGTTGGACTCACCGTTCCCATCGCGAGTCCCTGGCCCGCGCGGTTCTGGAAGGATCTGCGATTCGGCTGGGCACGGCAGCTCGGCGTCGCCGCAGTTGTGCTCGGCACCCTAGCGGCGGTCGGGCACTTTGTGGGGGGCATGATTGGCTGGTGGCACGCCTACGAGGTCACGTTCGGCGCGCTACACAAACAGGAATCGGTGCGGTCGCAAAAGTCGGCGACGCCCGGCACGACTCCGCCAGTGTCGATGGTGGTTCTCCCCCTCTCTCACGTCGGAGGAGCTGACGATGAATGGTTCACCGACGCGTTGACCGGCGATCTCACGACCGAACTGGGCCGTATCACAAACAGTCTCGTGATTGCCCGTGACACCGCATTCACTTACAAGGGCAGGGCCGCTGATCCGCGGCAAGTCGCCCGTGAACTGGGCGTGCGCTACGTCGTGAACGGCAGTGCCCGGCGTACGGACCAGCGTGTGCGCCTCAGTCTTTCCATCGTGGACGGCGAATTCGGCTCGCAGCGCTGGGCGCAGAATTTCGACTTCGATCGATCGGAGCTGTCCAGTTCGTTCGACAACATCGCTCAGCAGATCGCCAGAGCGCTATGGATGGAAATTTATCGTTCGGCTGGCGAACGGGCTTCCAAGTTGAAACCGCACGAAGTCGAGGCCGATGACCTGGCCATGCAGGGCTGGGGCTTCTGGTTTCGCGGCATCACTCCGGAAAACGTGGCGGGGGCGCTTCGCGCGTGCGAGCAGGCAGTCGCCAAGGATTCGCGATCTATTCGAGGGTGGGGATGCGTCGCCGCCATGAGCGGCACCGGCCGGGGCTTGGGATTTGCCGCCGACAAGGACGCCGCGCGGAGGCAGCTCGAGGAAGCGACGGCGCGCCTGCAACAGCTCGATCCCAACGACTTCTTCGCCATCAACTCCAGGGTCCAGATTGCCAACATGAATGGAGACTGGGAAACAGCGTTGCGGATCGCCACTGACTTGGCCGATCGCTTTCCCAGTGAACCCAGCGGGCACCAGCACCAGGCGGTCGCGCTGCTCAGCCTTGGGCGATTCGAGCAAAGCATCTCGGCTGCCGAACGCGCGCTGAGAATCAGCAGACTCGATCCCCGTGTTGGCATCTGGTATTTTGTGATCGCAGCCGACCAGTTCAACCTGGAACGCTATGCCGACGCGGCGGAGAATTCCCGGCGCTCATTGATTGCAAATCCGGCGCTTCCATTGTCGGCCGGCATGCTGGCCGCCTCGCTGGTTCGCTCGGGGCGACAGGAGGATGGCCGGAAGGTCTTGCAAGACCATCTATCCCGCAACCCTGGTTTCAATGCGGCGTTCATTCAGGCCAGCATTCGCAGCACGGAGCCGGACAATATCGCGGGTCGGGACCGCATGATCGCGAGCTTGCGCGAAATCGGGCTGCCTTGAAGCACAGCCGGCGACGGCCGCTTCCGGCCAAGAGCAGCCGTGTCGTCGGGGCGAAAGGCGGCACGGCTCAAGTCGCGTCGCTGCCGTCCCCGCACGCCGGACGTTCGCTTGCGACGTTCCACATGGCTCAGGGTCCGGTGGCGCTCGCAGTCGTGGCTTGTGACATCACGCTTGCCCACGCGCCGTCTACGCGCTTCCAGACCTCCACCACCCACAGCCCACCGCTGAAAAAGCGAGTGACCACAACATCACCTTGAATCTCGAACTGCTCGCGTTCGCGGGGGACGTATGGCCGCTGTTTCTGCGTCTTCAGATTCTCGATCCGATCGGCGCGCGTGTAGAAATTGCCGTTCTGCTGGACAGTTGTGAATTGCGCCGCTGTGTATTTGCCCCACTGCGCGGGATCGACAGCATAGAAGGCTTCGTCGCGCGCACGCATTGCGGCTTGAAGGTCGGGAGGGAGCCTAGTTGCGTCGTTCATTCAAACACTGTAGCGCCCGAACCGCAGGCCCGGCTTTGAGCCGATCCCCCGCCGATTCGGAGGAGGCCGCTCTGGACGACGAAAGGCGGATGCGACAGCACAGCCGCCCCAGCGACGTGCGTCTTCTCGTTCCCCGACCGTATGGTTTACTGAATGCGCGGTCTTCGAACTACCTGTGCCTATGGGAGACAGCAGACAGTCCTGCTGACATTCTCTCAAAGGAAAAACCGTGCCCAAATCCAAAGACCAGATCGTGCTCGATGCCCAGCACCCGCGTATCGAGGTCCATCCCATCCTCGAAAACAACTTCTCGCTGGGCAACCTTCTTCTGTGTCGCTACAGCATCGACGACGGAGAAGCGATGCAACGCAGCGCGCCCGAGACATACTGCACCCCAAGCGCGCAAGAGAGATCTGCTGTGCAAGCTGGCGAATACGTGAGGCTGAACTTCAGAATGGAAGTGGAGTATCGGTCCATCGCGGAGCGCATGTGGGTAAAGATCAGGCAGCGAGAGGGAGACAGCTATATCGGCCGCCTCGCGAACACCCCCGAATTCATCACCACGCTTCGGTTTGGTGATCTGGTGCGATTCAAGGCAAGGAACGTGATCAAGATCGCCGCTGCGGACGCTGTTACCACTCAATTGCTGAGTGGTGCCAATGTTCGCGTTGTCGAAGCTGAGGTGCACGGCGCCTAGTGTGGCCGGGAGCTCGCCACGAACTTGCTACCGAAGCAAGGACTTTGCGGCTGCGGTTGCGGCGCGGCTGCTACCGATCCATAGCAGCCATCCATCCGCCGCGGAATTGGCGAGCGCGCGGGGATGTGATGCGAGTTCGAGAAGTCCTGCGGTTTCGGCGTCTCGTCTGACGCGCGGCCGCTGAAGGGGCACTGCTACTCGACCTTCAGTCCGGCGTCGCGCGCCAGCTTCTGGTACTTCTGCACTTCTGCCTGCTTGTAGGCGGAGAACTGGGCCGGCGTGACGTTGACCACCTGGCGGGAGTTCTCCGCGTACAGGCGCGTCATGCCGGGCGAGCGCAGGACCTTGTAGACGGCCTCGTGCACGCGGTCGATCACCGCCTGCGGCGTGCCGGCGGGCGCCTCGAGCGCGGTCCAGACCGTGAGCTCAAAGCCCCGGATGCTTTCCTGGACAGCGGGCACGGACGGCAGCACCGGGCTGCGCTGCGCGGAGCTGACCGCGATCGCCTTGGCCTTGCCGGCCTGGATGTTCGGCAGGGCCGAGGTGTCGGCGAACAGGAAGTCGACCTGGCTGCCCAGCAGCGCGGTCAGGGCAGGGGCCGTGCCGGCGAAGGGCACGTGCGTGGCATTCGCGC from Ramlibacter pinisoli includes:
- a CDS encoding nuclear transport factor 2 family protein; translation: MNDATRLPPDLQAAMRARDEAFYAVDPAQWGKYTAAQFTTVQQNGNFYTRADRIENLKTQKQRPYVPREREQFEIQGDVVVTRFFSGGLWVVEVWKRVDGAWASVMSQATTASATGP
- a CDS encoding DUF2314 domain-containing protein — its product is MPKSKDQIVLDAQHPRIEVHPILENNFSLGNLLLCRYSIDDGEAMQRSAPETYCTPSAQERSAVQAGEYVRLNFRMEVEYRSIAERMWVKIRQREGDSYIGRLANTPEFITTLRFGDLVRFKARNVIKIAAADAVTTQLLSGANVRVVEAEVHGA
- a CDS encoding thermonuclease family protein, whose amino-acid sequence is MVIHTRFALTAFILVSATWARADIDGAVVGVSDEDTITVLDDERVQHKVRLAGIDAPEKLQAFGARSKQSLSACAFGQRAHVDGEKVDHYGRLVGKVVVSGVDCNLRQVQAGLAWHYKQYQREQSAPDRRSCCVTLCSCPCRGRRS